Proteins encoded by one window of Streptomyces clavuligerus:
- the rpmB gene encoding 50S ribosomal protein L28: protein MAANCDVCGKGPGFGNNISHSHRRTSRRWNPNIQRVRAVVGRTPKRLNVCTSCIKAGKVSR, encoded by the coding sequence GTGGCTGCCAACTGCGACGTCTGCGGCAAGGGGCCGGGCTTCGGCAACAACATTTCGCACTCGCACCGCCGTACGTCTCGTCGCTGGAACCCGAACATCCAGCGTGTGCGTGCCGTGGTCGGTCGGACGCCGAAGCGGCTCAACGTCTGCACCTCGTGCATCAAGGCCGGCAAGGTCTCGCGCTAA